The DNA window GCGGATATGGCTCTTCTGGGGCCGTGTGTCCGGCTGCTTCGTTGGAGCCGATACTCGGACTCCCCATGTCCGAGAACTATACTCGGACAAGAATCGTCCGAGTAATGGGGTGTGGCTAGGGTGAAACCATGAAGATGTCCGGCGGGGTCGAGTGGGCGCTGCACTGCTGCGTCGTCCTCACCACCAGCAGCAGGCCCGTCCCGGCGGCCAAGCTCGCGGAACTGCACGACGTCTCCGGCAGCTACCTCGCCAAGCAGCTCCAGTCCCTCGCCCGCGCCGGCCTGATCCACTCCGTCCAGGGCAAGTCCGGCGGCTACGCGTTGACCCGCGCACCGGAGAGCATCACGTTGCTCGACGTGGTGCGGGCCGTCGACGGCCCCGGCCCCGCCTTCGTCTGCACCGAGATCCGACAGCGCGGCCCGTTGGCGACCCCGGCCAACGCCTGCACCAGGGCGTGCCCGGTCGCCCGCGCCATGTGGAGCGCCGAGGAGGCGTGGCGCCAAGCGCTCGCCGCGGTCACGATCGCCGATCTCGCCCGGGACGTCGGCACCGACTCCGGCCCGGAGGCACTGCCCGCGGTACGCGCCTGGCTGACCGGCGCCACCGACGACTGAACCGCTGTCAACCGGCGTGGCGTACCTCGGTGCCCCAGATCTGCGCCCACGGACGCCGCAGCCCTCGGCACACGAAGATCGGGCCGCCGTTCTCGTCGTTGTCCACCTCGACCCGCTGGTCCACCCGCCCGGCGAGCGCGCACTCGTCGAACCAGGCGTTCAGCGGGGCTGAGCGTTCCCAGCCGACGACGATCACCACGTCGGCGTCGGCGGGTGGTCGGCCGAAGTCGACCATGCTGTTGTGCCCGGAGTACGCGCGGGGGAGGCCACGGGCCGGGCCGTAGCGCGCCAGCGCCCCCGCCTCGCCGTAGTTGCCGGTCAGAACGACAGCCCGCGCGCGCTCCTCGGGCGACAGGCCACGGTGGACGATGGCGACCGAGTCGGCGAACGCCGGCCAGCCGATGGTCTCACCGGCGTCGTAGTTGACGTCCACCACGAAGGCGGGCAGCCGGTCGGCCGGCAGCACCGGCAGCAGCAGCACGACGTTGGGTAGCAGCAGCGGCACCGCGCCCAGCGCGAGCAGACCCCGGCGCAGCACGACCGGACCGCGCGACGCCCAGGCGGCGGTGACCGCCGCGCCAGCGGCGGTGAGGACCAGCAGCAGTGGCGCGTCGTAGTAGCCCTTGCCTCCGGCGATCAGCACGATGCCGACCACGACCAGCCAGGCCCAGCCGACCCCCCGGTACGCCCGCCACGCCGGCCGGCGCAGCAGCGCGACGAGGCCGGCGACCCAGATCGGCACCGCGTACGGGCTGATGATGACGAACTGGAGGGTGAACGCGTCGAGGCGGCCACTGTAGGAGCTCTCACCACCGGAGATCGAGGCGGCCACCGACAGCTGCGGAAAGCCGTGCGCGGCCTGCCAGATCAGGTTCGGCGCGGCCAACAGCGCGGCGATCCCCGCGCCGGCGAGCACCCACCGGTCGCGCAGCAGCCGACGCGGCCCGGCGATGCCCACCCCGGCGATCAGCCCCACGGCCAGCAGCGCGGGCAGCAGCTTGCTGAGCATGCCCACGCCGAGCGCCAGCCCGATGCCGAGCGCCCACCGGCTGTCGCCGGTGCGCAGCAGCCGCACCGCGCACAGCACGGCGGCCAGCCAGACCAGCAGGTCGACGGTGGTGGTGCTGAGCAGATGCCCGCTGGCGAGCACGATGCCGGACAGCCCGGCGAGCAGCGCCGCGAAGCTCTGCCCGCCCCGGCCGGCGCCCAACTCCCGGGCGATGGCGGAGACCAGAAGGACCGCACCACCGGCCAGCAGCGCCGACGGGGTGCGCAGCACGACCAGGTTGCCCGGCGCGATCGTGTCGAGCAGCCGGGCCAGCGCCGGGACCAGCGAACCCTGGTCGACGTAGCCCCAGTCGAGGTGCCGGCCGGCGAGCAGGAAGTACAGCTCGTCCCGGTGATAGCCGTAGCGGCCGGCGAGCACCAGCAGCGCCACACTGACCGCCGCGGCCACCAGCCACGGCCCGAGCGTGCGGGGGCCGGGCGTCGGTGGCCCCGCCGGCGGGGACGTTGGGGCCGGTTGGTGGGGGCGGTCGGTGGCGGTGACGGGTTCGCTCACGCAGACATCATCACCGATTCGCCGCGCTAGGTCTCGCCCGTCACGTCGACCTCCGTCACCTGGCTGCGTCTGGCGTCAGCGCCCGATTCGGCAGTGGGGGATCGATCCGGCGAGAGTTGCCTCCGCCCGCTTGATGTCGGCCAGCGCGACGTCGACGAATGCTCCGACGCTGACCTGCGCGGCGTCCGCCAGCTGGGCGATGAGCAGTAGTCGATGCTCAGTGTGCTCCGGTTCGCCGGGCACGTCCGTGAACGGCGGTCGGTGACCGCCGGGCAGCAGTGCGGCCAGCAGCTCCCTGTCCACTCTCGGTAGCCAGGTTTCGGAGTGGTCGATCTGCGCCGCCAGACGTGGCCACTGGTCGCGCCCGCCCGGTTCGAGCTCCTCGGCGAGCAGCCCCGCGGTGTCTTTGAGGACCTGGTGCGCCCATGCGTGGGGCAGCCGCAGGAGGCGGTCGACGGAAGCCTGGAACTGCCCGCGGTCCGTCTGGTTCGCCGCTCGTACCCCGGCCACCACGGCGTTCCACAGTTCCTGCTCTGCCGGTGTAGGCGGCTGCCACATCACCATCTCCTCTCCGTTGCTGGGCTGGCAGAAGCCTGCTGGCCCGGACCTCGGCGGCACCTCGCCGTCGCGGTCGCTTCACTGTGCCTTCTGTTGGGGTGGCCGGCACGGGCCCGTAGGAGGCGAGACCCGTGCCGGCCGACGGTGATCACCCCCATCACCGTCTCGCGCCGTCGGCGGCTCAGCCGGGCCGTGTCGATTTCCGGCCGTGCCGTCGCGGCGTGGTTTCGCTCCGAACAACGCTCACATCAGTACTCGAGCGTGTTCGTGAAGAACATCTGGACCGTCCCGTTCGTCGGATGCGGCGGCCTTCGAAGCCGGCTGTACCGTCCGATCCCGCCCTGTCGTTCGCGGCGACCGAGGCCAGGGCAACAAGCGAGGGGGCCGCCGGGCGCTGAGGTCCTCGATCCAACCGAGGGCCAGAACGAGGCCGGTGAGGAGCACCAGGGCCACCACCAGGTAGCCCAGCTTGCCGAATCGCCAGACCCCGAGCAGGTCACCGACGGCGAAGCAGACCGCGATGGCGGCGTTGTGCCAGAGATAGATGGTCAGGGCCCGGCTGTTCAACGCGGTGACCAGCCGGTCGAGTGGCCGGATCCGGGCCAGCCAGGCCATCGATGGGGACACCCGCATTAGCAGCAGCACGATTCCGAGCGACCAGAACGCCTGCGCCACCGGGATGTCGTTGAGGTCGAGCCCGGCGTCCGGGTGCGTCGCGAGCCAGCCGACGGCGAGTCCCAGGCACAGCGCCGCCAGGGCCAGCAGCGACCGGAGTCGGAGCCGCTGCAGCTGACCGTCGCGGTGTGCGAAGCCCAGGAGCCAGCAGGCGCCGAACGTGGCCAGGGCGGTCAGTACCGAATCCGCCGGTCCGCCCAGTGCCGGTGCCGCGGTCTGCAGCAGGACCACGCCGGCCAGCGGCGTGAGCACGGACCACACCGGCCAGCGTCGGTACAGCGTCAGCATCGCGGGGGAGAGCAGCACAAACCACAGGTACGCGACGAGGTACCACAGCACACCCGTGACGTCCGCCGCCCACGCGCTGCCCGGCGGCTGCAGCACCGGGACCAGCCAGTTCAGCAGCGTCGGCCAGGCCGGACCGTCAGACCAGCCGTGCCAGGCCATCAGGGGCAGCAGCACGATGCCCAGGGCCCACAGCGCCGGTAGCAGGCGCCGGAGCCGGCCGCTGACCGCCCGCTGCGGCGAACGGTCGAGCGACCTGGCCATCAGGGAGCCGCCCAGCGCGAACATCACGCCCATGGCGGGGAAGGCCAAGCTCAGCCAGGCGGCCCCGAACATGTGGTACGTGATGACCCGAGCCAGCGCCAGCGCCCGCAGCGCGTCGAACCAGCGGTCCCGCCCCTCGCGTCCGGCCGTCGCCGGGGACGCGGCGAGGCGGGTGTCGTCCACGACGTCACCGGCCCGCTTGAGCTTGCGCCAGCCCAGCCGGGAGCCGGTCACCGCGGTCACCACGGACCGCGCCAGGACCACGTACATCAGCTGGCGGTAGGCGAACTGCTGGATCGGCAGGGTCAGCAGCGGACGCATCGGTTCCCGGTCGAGCCGGAAGGCCACCGCGGCGGTCGCCGCCTGGACGACCAGCATCGCCACCCAGGCCACCGCGGTCTTCTTCGTGTCCAGGAAGAAGAGGCCGTAGAGGGCGAGCAGGTCCAGCACCGGACCGAGCAGTGGCAGTACCACGCCGAAGAGGGCGAGCATCGGCAGGCCGAGCCGGCCGAATCGGCCCGCGGCGCCCCGATCGAACACCGCGCCCCGGTGCTTCCACATCGCCTGCATGGTGCCGTAACTCCACCGGTAGCGCTGCCGCCACAGCTCGCGCGCGGTGGCGGGTGCCTCCGTCCAGGCGCGGGCGCGGTCCTGGTACACCACCCGCCACCCGGCGCGGAGGACCGCCATGGTGACGTCGGTGTCCTCGGCCAGGGTGTCACCGCTCATCCCCCCGACGCCGACCAGGGCGCGGCGGCGGAAGGCCCCGATCGCTCCCGGGACCGTGGCGATGCAGCCCAGCCTCTCGTAGAACCGACGGTCCAGATTGAAGCCGATGACGTACTCGATGTGCTGCCACTGGCCGAGTAGCCGCCGCCGGTTGGCGACCTTGACGTTTCCGGCCACCGCTCCGATCCGCGGGTCGTTGAATGGCTCGATCAACCGTCGGATCGCATTCGGTTCGAAGACGGTGTCCGCGTCGACGGTCACGATGATGTCGTGTGAGGCGTACAACAGCCCGGTGTTGAGGGCGCTGGCCTTGCCGCCGTTGGGCTTGCGGATCACCCGGACGCCGTTCAGACCCAGCGAGTCGACGAGGTCTGCCGTGCCGTCGGTCGAACCGTCGTCGACCACGATCACCTCGATGTCCCGGTGGTCGTTGGCGACCAGCGAACGGACCGTAGCGACTATCCCGGCCCGTTCGTTGTACGCGGGCACGATCACCGACACCGGTGCGTCGAAGGCTCCCCAGGGCCAGCGGTGCGCCCGTCTGCGCCGGGCGAGCCGGCCGGCGATCAGGAGCAGCAGCAACGTCCGGGCCAGGACGAGGACCCCGACCACCACGAAGAGCAGGGTGAGTCCGCGCAGGATCGAGTCCGCCATCCGGATCGCCCACACCACGGGGGCGGCCCGCCAGCGGTCCACGGCCGACGTGGGGACGTTGCCGACGAACGGAGCCGCGCCCGGCCGCGCCCGGTTCATCCCGTCGCTGACCGTGGTGAAGGTGTAGCCGCGCGCCTGCATCATCGGGATGAACCGGTCCAGCGCCGCGATGGTCTGCGACCGGTCCCCGCCGGCGTCGTGCAGTAGCACCACGGCACCCGCCCCGTCAGCCGGCGTCATCTTCCGCACGATCGCGTCCACGCCGGGTCGGGCCCAGTCCTCGCTGTCGAGGTCGTTCACCACCGTCAGGTAGCCGAGCCGACCGGCCTCGCGGATCACCGGCCAGTGCGCGTCGTCGACCGCGCTGGGCACGGAGGAGTAGGGGAAGCGCAGCAGACTGGTCCGGACGCCAGCCGCGTCCACGATCGCCATCTGGGTCTGCGCGTACTCCATCCGTTGTCGCCATCCCGGCAGCAGGCTCACGTCCGGGTGGGTGAAGGTGTGTACGCCGAGCTCGTGACCCTCCTGAACGGACCGCCGTACCAGGTCCCGGTGCCGGGCGACCTGTGAGCCGATCACGAAGAACGTGGCCGGGGTTCGGTGTCGGTGCAGAACGTCCAGCACCCGGGGGGTCCAGACAGGGTCCGGCCCGTCGTCGAAGGTGAGGGCGATGGTTCGCGCGGGCAGGCGGTAGGAGCGGGTTTGGTCCTGCCGGGCATCGAGCACCGGGCCACCGTCGAGCACGTCGGCCGGGACGCTGCCCTGGTCCACGGCCTCTCGCACGTGATCGGGTCTGAAGCTGGAGTTGGCGTACGCCTCGACCAGCAGCACGCAGATCACCACCGCCACCAGGGAGGCACAGACGAACCGGCTGGCCCCCCGGCCGATGCGGCCGGGCCGGCGGTCACCGGCGTGGCCGGCGGCCCGGCGGCGACGGTTCACCAGGATCATCCCGCCACCCATGGCGCGAGCTCAAGCCTGATCGGCCGGGTCGGGACGGGTCCGGGGCTGGTTTCGGCCGGGGTGGACATGGTCGGCGAGGCGGTGACGGGCGGTGTCGAGCCCTCGGGCAGGGGAGCCGGCGGCGAGGTCGTCGGGGGCACTGGGGTGGTGGACGGACGACCGGTCGGGAGAGGGTCGGCCGAGTGGCTGGGTTCGGGATCGGGCGGGTTGATCGATGGCGCGGTCGTCGGCGCCGTACCTTCTGGCTCCGGCGCCGGCTCCGGGTCGGTCGGAAGCTGTGGACCGTCGACGGTGTCCTCCGGTTCGGGGGTGAGGTCCGGATAGGGATCGCCCTGCGGCGGCGGCGCCGCGTGAGGCTTTTCTCCGGTCCCGCCGCCTGGGTCGCCGACGGACCGTGGGGCGGGCTGCGCCGGCGCCGACGGACCGGGGAGCAGGGCGGTCGCGGCCATCGGCAGGTAGCTCAGCGATGCGACTGCGATCAGCACGCCCGCCCGTCGAATCCGGCGGCGGCGGACGCCAGTGGCGTCCACGAACACCGGTTCGATGGGTCGGGACAGGACAGTGGTCGGAACGTGCTGAGGGCGACCTGGAACCCCATCGAAAGACATCTGAACAGCCACCGGTCGAGGTTATGGGGGAGCTTATCGGTGTATGTCCTGATTCCTGGGACAGGCTCCGTTGGGTGTTTCGTCATTCGTATATCCCGAAATACGGGTTGTAAACGGTAGAACAGGACGAACGTTCGCTGAGTGGCGAAACAGGTTGAAAAGGCTCAGAGATGATCGAACGATGCGACAAGTTCAGTCGGTGACAAAACAGGACGAACGGTAGCAAGGTTTCCGTTGCGGACGAACGTGCCAGCGCCTCCGCCTCCGGTCCGGGTCCCGCAGCGGCCGCCCCCGCCGCCCCGGCCAGGGAGGCGGTGGCAAGATCGGCCAGGTCACTCGATCGGAAGGACGACATGCGCTATCGCACTCTGGGTGCCACCGGCACGGTGGTGTCGACCCTGTGTCTGGGAACCATGACCTTCGGCGCGGAGACCGACGAGGCGGGCAGCTTCGCCCAGCTGGACCGGTTCGTGGAGGCCGGCGGCACGTTCATCGACACCGCCGACGTCTACTCCGCCGGCGTCTCCGAGGAGATTGTCGGCCGCTGGCTGGCCGCGCGAGCCGGCCTGCGCGACCGGCTGGTCATCGCCACCAAGGGGCGGTTCCCGATGGGTCCGGGGGCGAACGACGCCGGCCTGTCCCGGGTGCACCTGACCCGCGCCCTGGACGCCAGCCTCCGGCGGCTCGGCGTCGAGGCCGTCGACCTCTACCAGGCGCATGCCTGGGACCCGCTGACCCCGCTGCCGGAGACGCTGCGGTTCTTCGACGACGCGGTCCGTGCGGGCAAGATCCGCTACGCGGGGGTCAGCAACTTCACCGGTTGGCAGTTGCAGAAGGCCGCCCTGCTCACTCAGCACCTCAACCTCACCCCGATCGTGACCCTGCAGCCGCAGTACAACCTGCTGGCCCGGGAGATCGAGTTCGAGCTGGTGCCGGTCTGCGAGAACGAGGGCATCGGCATCCTGCCGTGGTCGCCGCTGGGCGGCGGCTGGCTGACCGGCAAGTACCAGCGGGACAGCACGCCCACCGGCGCCACCCGGCTCGGGGAGAACCCGCAGCGCGGCGTCGAGGCGTACGCGGGCCGCAACGCCGAGGAGCGCACCTGGCGGGTGATCGGCGCGGTCAGCCAGGTGGCCACGGAACGGGGCGTGTCCATGTCGGCGGTGGCGCTCGCCTGGCTGGCGGCCCGCCCGGCGGTCACCTCGGTGATCCTCGGGGCGCGCACCACGGCGCAGCTCGACGACAACCTGACCGCCGCCGACCTGGTCCTCGACGCGGAGCAGACCCGGCTGCTGGACGAGGCGAGCGCCCCACCGGTGGGTGACTACCCGTACGGCCAGGCCGGTGTGCAGCAGCGCGGTCGCGACCTGCCCGCCGGCTGACGCGCCCCACACAATGGGTGGATGACCATGCCCTTCCCCGAGCCCACCAGCCCCGCCGGCAGCCGCACTGAGGTCTTCCTGCGCTACCTGGACTACTTCCGGGAGTCCGTGATGACCAAGGTGTCGGCGCTGCCCGAGTCGGAGCTGCGGCGCAGCGGCCTGCCGTCGGGATGGACCCCGCTGGAGTTGCTCAAGCACCTGCGGTATGTCGAGCTGCGCTGGATCGAGTGGGGTTTCCAGGGCCGGGAGGTCCCCGAGCCGTGGGGTGACCGCCGCGGGGAGCGCTGGTACGTCGCCCCCGAGGAGACCCGCTCAGATCTGGTGGCGGCGCTGCGCGCGCAGGGCGCGCACACCAGCGCGGTGGTGACGGCGCACGACCTGGCGGAGGTCGGCGCGCCGGGCCCGCGATGGAACGGCGCCGACCCCGCGTCGCTGGAGCGGGTGCTGTTCCACCTGCTCCAGGAGTACGCCCGCCACCTCGGCCACCTCGACATCGTGACCGAACTGGCCGACGGGCCGACCGGGGAGTGACCCGGCGACCGGTCGAACCCGCTCACCGCGCGTTGGCGACGGGTTCGACCGGTTGCGGTGCCGTGGCCGCCGGCCAGGTGAGCCGGCGTACGCCGGGGACCAGGGCGGTGCCGGCGCAGGCCGCCAGGACCAGCAGGCCGGCGATGGCCAGCGGTGCGGGTGCGCCGAAGGCGTCGGCGGCCAGTGGTGCCAGGGCGTAGCCCAGCGGCATCGCGCCCAGCGACACCAGCCAGTCGTACGAGGTGACCCGGGCCAGGACCTCGGGTGGGAAGTGGTGCTGCACGACGGTCTCCCAGACCGGGTTGAGGTAGCCGAGGGCGGTCAGCGCGACCCCGTAGGCGACGATCACCACCGGGGCGGGCGCGGCGACGGCGAGCAGTAGCAGCGGCGCGGCGTAGCTGGCCAGCCCGAGGTTGGCCAGCAGCACCGGCCGGTGGAGCCGGACACGCCCGGCCAGCAGCGAGCCGGTGAGCATGCCGATCGCGCCGGCCTGCAACAGCAGCACCCAGGTGGCCTCGCCGCCGAGGCGGTCGATGGCGATGGCCGGTCCGAGGGTCATCAGCACGGCGGCGGCGCCGTTCCAGACGCCGTGCCCGATCAGGCTGGTCCAGAACCAGTCGCGGGCGCGTACCTCGCCGAAGCCGTGCCGCAGGTCGGCGACGACGGAGCGGCGGGGCACCGGCACGTGCCGGACCCGGACGAGCGCAAGCAGCGCGGCGCTGAGCGCGAACGACGCGCTGTCGATGATGAACGCCCAGCCGGGGCCGGCGGCCCAGATCAGTGCGCCGGCCAGCGCCGGGCCGGCCAGCCGGCTGGTGTTGGCGGTGATCCCCATCAGGGCGTTGGCCCGCTGCCGGGCGGCCGGTTCGACCGTGCCGGCGACCAGCGGGGAGGCGGTCGGCATGGCGAACGCCGAGGCGGTGCCACCGAGCGCCGAGGCCACCACGATGGTGGCCAGCGACGGGTCGCCGCCGAGCAGCTCCACGCCGACCGCGAGCTGGGTCGCGCAGCGGACCAAATCGGCCACCAGGGCGACGCGGCGGGCGTCGAACCGGTCGGCGACGACGCCGCCGAGTGGCAGCAGGAGCAGCCGGGGAACCATCGCCGCGGCGAGGACGACGGCGAGCGCGCTGGTCGAACCGGTGGCCCGCAGCACGGCCAGGGCCAGGGCGGCGGGCACGACGGCGTCGCCGATCGCGGAGACGGTACGGCCCAGGAACAGCAGCCGGAAGGAGCGGGTACGCAGCGGAGAGGTCACCACCGCACGATACTTCGACACCGAATATTTCGGCAATGAATATTTCGGTGCGGTAAGCTCTGTCCATGAGCACCCACGACTCCGTCGACCGGCACGTCGAGCGTTGGCTGCCCGTCCTGCCCGACCTCGACCCCGACGTCGAGGGCGCGGTGACCCGGATGGGTGTCCTCACGCGGCACCTGCGCACGGTGAAGGAGCGGGTCCTGGTGGACTTCGACCTGCCGGCGCACGAGTACGACACGCTGCACGCGCTCGCCGGCCGGCAGGGGCGTGCTGCACCCTCGGAACTGGCCGCCGATCTGGCGATGGCGCCCGCGTCGATCACCGCGCGGGTCGACAGCCTGGTCGAGCGGGGCTTCGTACGGCGGACTCCATCCACCGTCGACCGCCGACGGGTGGATGTGGAGCTCACCGACACGGGCCGAGCCGCATGGCACGGCGCGATGGATGTCCGGGGCGCCGAGGAGCGCCGGCTGCTCGACGCGCTCACCCCGGCGGAGCGGCGAGTGCTCGCCGACCTGCTGCGCCGGGTGCTGCTCGTAGCCGAGCAACGACCCGACTGAGCCGCGGACCGTACCGAAAAATCGCGCCGTCCTGGTGACACCGCTGTCCTTCGGCCCGCTGCTGGGCACCGAGGCCGCCGCCAGCGCCCCGTCCGCAGCCGGCGGCCGGGACGGCGGATAAATCCGTTGACCGGGAACTGATGATCGACAGGTGACCAGCACGCTCCGACCCACCTGGGTGACCATCGCCGTCCATCCCGACCAGCCCGACGCGAGACTGCTGCTCCGCGAGTACATGACGGAGATGGTGGTCCGCTACCACGGCCGCCCCGCGCTGCCCGGTGAGGTCGACGAGGCGCTGGCCGAAATGCCCAGCGACGACCTGACGGATCCGACCGGCGTGCTCCTGCTCGCCCACCGCGACGGGGACCTGGCCGGCTGCGCCGGGCTGCGGTGGCAGCCGGACTGGGCGGAGCTGACCCGGGTGTTCATCCGCCCCGCACACCGCGGCACCGGCGGGGGCGGCGCGCTGCTGGCCGCCGTCGAGCAGCAGGCACGGGCGGTCGGGGTGGACCGGATCCGGCTGGACACCCGCAACGACCTGGTCGAGGCCCGAGCCCTGTACGCCCGGCACGGCTACGTCGAGATCCCGGCGTTCTCCCACGGCCCGTACGCCGAGCACTGGTTCGAGAAGCGGCTTCGCTGAGCGGTTGACGGCGGCGTCCGTTCGCGCTAAATAATGAAGAGGAACTTGAGTCAAGCAGACTCAACTCATCACCTTCGGCCAGGAGAACCGAGGAGGCACGACCATGTTGATGCGTACCGACCCGTTCCGCGAGATGGACCGGCTCGCCGAGCAGTTCTTCGGTACGGCAGCCCGTCCCGCGACGATGCACCTGGACGCCTACCGCGACGGGGACTACTTCTACGCCGCGTTCGACCTGCCCGGCGTCGACCCGGACACCATCGACTGCACCGTCGAGCGCAACGTGCTCACCGTGCGGGCCGAGCGGCGCCGGCCGACCGGCGACGGTGTCGAACTGGTCGCCGCCGAACGCCCGATGGGCACCTTCACCCGGCGGCTGTTCCTGGGCGACACCCTGGACACCGACAAGCTCGAGGCGGGCTACGACAACGGGGTGCTGACGCTGCGCATCCCGGTCGCCGAGCGCGCCAAGCCCCGCCGGGTGACCATCAAGGCCAACGGCGACGGTCGCCGGCAGATCAACGCCTGACCGGTGCTCGGGGCGGGCCCGC is part of the Micromonospora cremea genome and encodes:
- a CDS encoding RrF2 family transcriptional regulator — its product is MKMSGGVEWALHCCVVLTTSSRPVPAAKLAELHDVSGSYLAKQLQSLARAGLIHSVQGKSGGYALTRAPESITLLDVVRAVDGPGPAFVCTEIRQRGPLATPANACTRACPVARAMWSAEEAWRQALAAVTIADLARDVGTDSGPEALPAVRAWLTGATDD
- a CDS encoding ArnT family glycosyltransferase; amino-acid sequence: MSEPVTATDRPHQPAPTSPPAGPPTPGPRTLGPWLVAAAVSVALLVLAGRYGYHRDELYFLLAGRHLDWGYVDQGSLVPALARLLDTIAPGNLVVLRTPSALLAGGAVLLVSAIARELGAGRGGQSFAALLAGLSGIVLASGHLLSTTTVDLLVWLAAVLCAVRLLRTGDSRWALGIGLALGVGMLSKLLPALLAVGLIAGVGIAGPRRLLRDRWVLAGAGIAALLAAPNLIWQAAHGFPQLSVAASISGGESSYSGRLDAFTLQFVIISPYAVPIWVAGLVALLRRPAWRAYRGVGWAWLVVVGIVLIAGGKGYYDAPLLLVLTAAGAAVTAAWASRGPVVLRRGLLALGAVPLLLPNVVLLLPVLPADRLPAFVVDVNYDAGETIGWPAFADSVAIVHRGLSPEERARAVVLTGNYGEAGALARYGPARGLPRAYSGHNSMVDFGRPPADADVVIVVGWERSAPLNAWFDECALAGRVDQRVEVDNDENGGPIFVCRGLRRPWAQIWGTEVRHAG
- a CDS encoding glycosyltransferase is translated as MILVNRRRRAAGHAGDRRPGRIGRGASRFVCASLVAVVICVLLVEAYANSSFRPDHVREAVDQGSVPADVLDGGPVLDARQDQTRSYRLPARTIALTFDDGPDPVWTPRVLDVLHRHRTPATFFVIGSQVARHRDLVRRSVQEGHELGVHTFTHPDVSLLPGWRQRMEYAQTQMAIVDAAGVRTSLLRFPYSSVPSAVDDAHWPVIREAGRLGYLTVVNDLDSEDWARPGVDAIVRKMTPADGAGAVVLLHDAGGDRSQTIAALDRFIPMMQARGYTFTTVSDGMNRARPGAAPFVGNVPTSAVDRWRAAPVVWAIRMADSILRGLTLLFVVVGVLVLARTLLLLLIAGRLARRRRAHRWPWGAFDAPVSVIVPAYNERAGIVATVRSLVANDHRDIEVIVVDDGSTDGTADLVDSLGLNGVRVIRKPNGGKASALNTGLLYASHDIIVTVDADTVFEPNAIRRLIEPFNDPRIGAVAGNVKVANRRRLLGQWQHIEYVIGFNLDRRFYERLGCIATVPGAIGAFRRRALVGVGGMSGDTLAEDTDVTMAVLRAGWRVVYQDRARAWTEAPATARELWRQRYRWSYGTMQAMWKHRGAVFDRGAAGRFGRLGLPMLALFGVVLPLLGPVLDLLALYGLFFLDTKKTAVAWVAMLVVQAATAAVAFRLDREPMRPLLTLPIQQFAYRQLMYVVLARSVVTAVTGSRLGWRKLKRAGDVVDDTRLAASPATAGREGRDRWFDALRALALARVITYHMFGAAWLSLAFPAMGVMFALGGSLMARSLDRSPQRAVSGRLRRLLPALWALGIVLLPLMAWHGWSDGPAWPTLLNWLVPVLQPPGSAWAADVTGVLWYLVAYLWFVLLSPAMLTLYRRWPVWSVLTPLAGVVLLQTAAPALGGPADSVLTALATFGACWLLGFAHRDGQLQRLRLRSLLALAALCLGLAVGWLATHPDAGLDLNDIPVAQAFWSLGIVLLLMRVSPSMAWLARIRPLDRLVTALNSRALTIYLWHNAAIAVCFAVGDLLGVWRFGKLGYLVVALVLLTGLVLALGWIEDLSARRPPRLLPWPRSPRTTGRDRTVQPASKAAASDERDGPDVLHEHARVLM
- a CDS encoding aldo/keto reductase, producing MRYRTLGATGTVVSTLCLGTMTFGAETDEAGSFAQLDRFVEAGGTFIDTADVYSAGVSEEIVGRWLAARAGLRDRLVIATKGRFPMGPGANDAGLSRVHLTRALDASLRRLGVEAVDLYQAHAWDPLTPLPETLRFFDDAVRAGKIRYAGVSNFTGWQLQKAALLTQHLNLTPIVTLQPQYNLLAREIEFELVPVCENEGIGILPWSPLGGGWLTGKYQRDSTPTGATRLGENPQRGVEAYAGRNAEERTWRVIGAVSQVATERGVSMSAVALAWLAARPAVTSVILGARTTAQLDDNLTAADLVLDAEQTRLLDEASAPPVGDYPYGQAGVQQRGRDLPAG
- a CDS encoding DinB family protein; protein product: MTMPFPEPTSPAGSRTEVFLRYLDYFRESVMTKVSALPESELRRSGLPSGWTPLELLKHLRYVELRWIEWGFQGREVPEPWGDRRGERWYVAPEETRSDLVAALRAQGAHTSAVVTAHDLAEVGAPGPRWNGADPASLERVLFHLLQEYARHLGHLDIVTELADGPTGE
- a CDS encoding MFS transporter, with the protein product MTSPLRTRSFRLLFLGRTVSAIGDAVVPAALALAVLRATGSTSALAVVLAAAMVPRLLLLPLGGVVADRFDARRVALVADLVRCATQLAVGVELLGGDPSLATIVVASALGGTASAFAMPTASPLVAGTVEPAARQRANALMGITANTSRLAGPALAGALIWAAGPGWAFIIDSASFALSAALLALVRVRHVPVPRRSVVADLRHGFGEVRARDWFWTSLIGHGVWNGAAAVLMTLGPAIAIDRLGGEATWVLLLQAGAIGMLTGSLLAGRVRLHRPVLLANLGLASYAAPLLLLAVAAPAPVVIVAYGVALTALGYLNPVWETVVQHHFPPEVLARVTSYDWLVSLGAMPLGYALAPLAADAFGAPAPLAIAGLLVLAACAGTALVPGVRRLTWPAATAPQPVEPVANAR
- a CDS encoding MarR family winged helix-turn-helix transcriptional regulator yields the protein MSTHDSVDRHVERWLPVLPDLDPDVEGAVTRMGVLTRHLRTVKERVLVDFDLPAHEYDTLHALAGRQGRAAPSELAADLAMAPASITARVDSLVERGFVRRTPSTVDRRRVDVELTDTGRAAWHGAMDVRGAEERRLLDALTPAERRVLADLLRRVLLVAEQRPD
- a CDS encoding GNAT family N-acetyltransferase — translated: MTSTLRPTWVTIAVHPDQPDARLLLREYMTEMVVRYHGRPALPGEVDEALAEMPSDDLTDPTGVLLLAHRDGDLAGCAGLRWQPDWAELTRVFIRPAHRGTGGGGALLAAVEQQARAVGVDRIRLDTRNDLVEARALYARHGYVEIPAFSHGPYAEHWFEKRLR
- a CDS encoding Hsp20/alpha crystallin family protein, with translation MLMRTDPFREMDRLAEQFFGTAARPATMHLDAYRDGDYFYAAFDLPGVDPDTIDCTVERNVLTVRAERRRPTGDGVELVAAERPMGTFTRRLFLGDTLDTDKLEAGYDNGVLTLRIPVAERAKPRRVTIKANGDGRRQINA